The following coding sequences are from one Pseudomonas mendocina window:
- a CDS encoding FAD-dependent oxidoreductase, producing the protein MQNDKTKQATRTLDCDVLVIGSGAAGLAAAVTAAEHGLSVVVAEKAEQLGGTSAWSGGWLWIPRNPLAKAEGLFEEGDAPERYLREQTHCQRLDALQQAYLQRGPEMVEFFQNRTAVQFYSGSRMPDMRDGDGAATGGRSLCAQPFDGRLLGDALKRMRAPLDIVSLFGMGIAGGADMAAFFNVRRSPRAALHVAGRLLRHLHDCLLQGRGMQLVNGNALVARLLRSALDRQVELLTASPARHLLHANGRVYGAVLQQVQGELLVNAHRGVVLACGGFPHDRQRIAQLITHAPTGTEHHSAAPLENSGDGLRLGEAVGAVVAADLAHAGAWAPVSRVPRRDGSVGNFPHLVDRAKPGFIAVRRDGKRFTNEADCYHDFMNALIEATPAGEPIEAWLICDARARWRYGIGWAKPLPFSDGYYQRRGYLHSGANAAELAARCAIDAPALLATLERFNRFASLGEDPDFQRGRSTYNRAQGEVLQQPTPSLRALRGRLYAVKLHPGSLGTFAGLRTDADACVLDASGQPITGLFAVGNDMNSVMAGHYPSGGITLGPAMTFGYLAGLALAGDSTSRHTAHTAPTQQEVQAL; encoded by the coding sequence ATGCAAAACGACAAGACCAAGCAGGCTACGCGTACGCTCGACTGTGACGTGCTGGTGATCGGCTCCGGCGCAGCCGGGCTGGCGGCAGCTGTGACCGCGGCAGAGCACGGTTTGAGCGTGGTGGTGGCGGAAAAGGCCGAACAGCTTGGCGGCACCAGCGCCTGGTCCGGTGGCTGGCTGTGGATACCGCGCAACCCGTTGGCCAAGGCTGAAGGCCTGTTCGAAGAAGGCGATGCGCCAGAGCGCTACCTGCGCGAGCAGACCCATTGCCAGCGACTCGACGCGCTGCAGCAGGCCTACCTGCAACGCGGCCCGGAAATGGTCGAGTTCTTCCAGAACCGTACTGCCGTGCAGTTCTACTCCGGCAGCCGCATGCCGGACATGCGCGACGGCGATGGCGCGGCAACCGGCGGCCGCTCGTTATGTGCCCAGCCTTTCGATGGCCGGCTACTCGGCGATGCCCTGAAACGGATGCGCGCCCCGCTGGATATTGTCAGCCTGTTCGGCATGGGCATCGCCGGCGGTGCCGACATGGCCGCCTTCTTCAACGTCCGTCGCTCGCCACGCGCCGCCTTGCATGTGGCCGGCCGTTTACTGCGTCATCTGCACGACTGCCTGCTGCAGGGTCGCGGCATGCAACTGGTCAACGGCAACGCGCTGGTGGCGCGCCTGCTGCGCAGCGCCCTGGATCGGCAGGTCGAACTGCTCACCGCCAGCCCCGCTCGCCACCTGCTGCACGCCAACGGCCGGGTCTACGGCGCCGTGCTGCAACAGGTGCAGGGCGAACTGCTGGTCAATGCGCACCGCGGTGTGGTGCTGGCCTGCGGCGGTTTTCCGCATGACCGCCAGCGCATCGCCCAACTGATCACGCACGCCCCCACGGGTACCGAACATCACAGCGCCGCCCCACTGGAAAACAGTGGCGATGGCTTGCGTCTGGGCGAAGCGGTAGGGGCCGTGGTCGCCGCTGACCTGGCGCATGCCGGCGCCTGGGCACCGGTCTCGCGCGTGCCACGTCGCGATGGCAGCGTCGGCAACTTCCCGCACTTGGTCGACCGAGCCAAACCGGGCTTCATCGCCGTGCGCCGTGATGGCAAGCGCTTCACCAACGAGGCCGACTGCTACCACGACTTCATGAACGCGCTGATCGAAGCCACGCCCGCTGGCGAGCCCATCGAGGCCTGGCTGATCTGCGACGCCAGGGCGCGTTGGCGCTACGGCATTGGCTGGGCCAAGCCGCTGCCATTCAGCGATGGCTACTATCAGCGTCGTGGCTACCTGCACAGTGGCGCCAACGCCGCCGAACTCGCGGCCCGCTGCGCCATCGATGCACCTGCGCTGCTAGCCACGCTGGAGCGCTTCAACCGCTTCGCCAGCCTGGGGGAAGACCCTGACTTCCAGCGCGGCCGCTCTACTTACAACCGCGCCCAGGGCGAGGTACTGCAGCAGCCCACCCCGTCACTGCGCGCCCTGCGCGGGCGCCTTTATGCGGTGAAACTGCACCCCGGCAGCCTGGGCACCTTCGCCGGTCTGCGCACCGATGCCGATGCATGTGTTCTGGATGCGAGCGGACAGCCCATCACCGGTCTGTTCGCCGTAGGCAACGACATGAACAGCGTAATGGCCGGCCATTACCCCAGTGGCGGCATCACCCTCGGGCCGGCCATGACCTTCGGCTACCTCGCCGGCCTGGCCCTGGCCGGTGACAGCACATCGCGCCACACAGCCCACACCGCCCCAACACAACAAGAGGTTCAGGCGCTGTAA
- a CDS encoding NIPSNAP family protein: MFYEMRTYTLKPTRMADWLALYQSDALAVQTEHLGQLVGFFTTEFGEANQVVHIWAYDSLDDRSKRRAAMAADPRWAAFGRKNKELDAVVTLESRILRPTGFSPLQ; the protein is encoded by the coding sequence ATGTTCTACGAAATGCGCACCTACACCCTCAAGCCCACCCGCATGGCCGATTGGCTGGCGCTGTATCAGAGCGATGCGCTGGCCGTGCAGACCGAGCACCTGGGCCAACTCGTCGGTTTCTTCACCACCGAGTTCGGTGAAGCCAACCAGGTGGTGCACATCTGGGCCTACGACAGCCTCGACGATCGCAGCAAGCGCCGCGCCGCCATGGCCGCCGACCCGCGTTGGGCCGCCTTCGGCCGCAAGAACAAGGAACTGGATGCGGTCGTCACCCTGGAGTCGCGCATCCTGCGACCGACCGGGTTCTCGCCCCTGCAGTGA
- a CDS encoding FAD-dependent oxidoreductase, whose translation MNAAIQTAATQTTASNVQVYDLIVLGSGAAGFAAATTAACRGLKVLIVEKASTFGGTSAISGGAVWVYGTDQAKAAGAKDSAEAMRRYLQHVIGAGYDAELIDAFIERGHEAMRWLHANTELSYSLRPHSPDYYPDAPGGTERGRALEIDEYDGNRLGEHFAKLRMPPPGMLLFGGMMVNRVDIQHFLSFRRSPASLWHCIKLMSRYALDRLHHPRGTRLTTGNALIARLATTAFANGVELWLDSHAQELIIEDGAVRGARITRDGRTLDVRSRGGVVCAMGGFAASAMAANFRPPSPDPHLTMSPSSNIGDGLRLSAAANAAVGEGLAANFFWAPVSEAVHANGERERFPHLVTDRAKPGVIAVNQAAQRFVNESNSYHHFVQTMFATGNTRCWLICDATAMNSYGMGLARPSPVDNSALVASGYLKQGKTIEQLAQTIGLNPLALRQTLERYNNDAREGVDRAFEKGGNSYNRYMGDPARRPNPCLAPLERGPFYAIAIHTGDLGSARGLRTDRFANVLDSHGKPIEGLYAGGNDMNSIMDGTYPGPGITLGPGLTFGYIAATHIAERLASATKTSKE comes from the coding sequence ATGAACGCTGCCATTCAAACTGCCGCAACTCAAACCACTGCAAGCAACGTGCAGGTCTACGACTTGATCGTGCTGGGCAGCGGCGCCGCCGGTTTTGCCGCCGCCACCACCGCTGCCTGCCGTGGCCTCAAGGTGCTGATCGTGGAGAAGGCCTCCACCTTCGGTGGCACCTCGGCGATTTCCGGTGGCGCCGTATGGGTCTATGGCACCGACCAGGCCAAGGCCGCTGGAGCCAAGGACAGCGCCGAGGCGATGCGCCGCTACCTGCAGCATGTGATCGGCGCCGGCTACGACGCAGAACTAATCGACGCCTTCATCGAGCGTGGCCATGAGGCGATGCGCTGGTTGCATGCCAACACCGAGTTGAGCTACAGCCTGCGTCCGCATTCGCCGGATTATTACCCCGATGCCCCCGGTGGTACCGAGCGCGGCCGCGCACTGGAAATCGATGAATACGACGGTAATCGCCTGGGTGAGCACTTCGCCAAGCTGCGCATGCCGCCACCGGGCATGCTGCTGTTCGGCGGCATGATGGTGAACCGCGTCGACATCCAGCATTTTCTCAGCTTCCGTCGCTCGCCCGCCTCGCTGTGGCACTGCATCAAACTGATGAGCCGCTACGCGTTGGATCGCCTGCACCACCCGCGCGGTACTCGCCTGACCACGGGCAATGCCCTGATCGCACGCCTGGCGACGACCGCGTTCGCCAATGGCGTGGAGCTGTGGCTGGACAGCCACGCGCAAGAGCTGATCATCGAGGACGGCGCGGTGCGCGGCGCCCGCATCACCCGCGACGGCCGTACGCTGGACGTTCGCTCGCGCGGCGGCGTGGTCTGCGCCATGGGCGGTTTTGCCGCCAGCGCCATGGCCGCCAACTTCCGCCCGCCCAGCCCCGATCCGCACCTGACCATGTCGCCATCCAGCAACATAGGCGACGGCCTGCGCCTGAGCGCAGCGGCCAATGCCGCAGTCGGCGAGGGCCTGGCGGCAAATTTCTTCTGGGCCCCGGTTTCCGAGGCCGTGCATGCCAACGGCGAGCGCGAGCGCTTCCCGCATCTGGTGACCGACCGCGCCAAGCCGGGCGTGATTGCCGTCAACCAGGCCGCCCAGCGTTTCGTCAACGAGTCCAACTCCTACCACCATTTCGTGCAGACCATGTTCGCCACGGGCAACACCCGTTGCTGGCTGATCTGCGATGCCACCGCGATGAACAGCTATGGCATGGGCCTGGCTCGGCCGAGCCCGGTGGACAACAGCGCGCTGGTTGCCTCCGGCTACCTCAAGCAGGGCAAGACCATCGAGCAACTGGCGCAGACCATTGGCCTTAACCCGCTCGCCCTGCGCCAGACCCTGGAGCGCTACAACAATGACGCTCGCGAAGGCGTCGACCGTGCGTTCGAAAAAGGCGGCAACAGCTACAACCGCTACATGGGCGACCCGGCCCGCCGTCCGAACCCATGCCTGGCACCGCTGGAACGTGGCCCGTTCTACGCCATCGCCATCCACACCGGCGACCTGGGCTCGGCGCGCGGCCTGCGCACCGACCGTTTCGCCAATGTGCTGGACAGCCACGGCAAGCCCATCGAAGGCCTGTACGCCGGCGGCAACGACATGAACTCGATCATGGACGGCACCTACCCCGGTCCCGGCATCACCCTCGGACCGGGCCTGACCTTCGGCTACATCGCCGCCACCCACATCGCCGAGCGCCTCGCCTCGGCCACCAAGACGTCCAAGGAGTAA
- a CDS encoding shikimate dehydrogenase — protein MVNGSTELVAIVGSPIAQVKSPENFNRWFEGNALNRVMLPIDISAQALSSFIDTLRGWQNLRGCVVTIPYKQQVVEHLDELSERASALRSVNVIRRESDGRLIGDNVDGEGFINAGRQQGFDAKGKRALVIGAGGVGSAIAYSLCQAGVSALTLSDVSHERVEALAQLLRSAFPELPVSTRVDSLSAFDLIANASPVGMGDSGELPLPQALLQSLPASAHVADVVTAPEITPLLALAKARGCSIQTGPQMALAQAGNLGHFMGATALVL, from the coding sequence ATGGTCAACGGCTCTACAGAACTGGTCGCGATCGTCGGCTCCCCCATCGCCCAGGTCAAATCCCCGGAAAACTTCAATCGCTGGTTCGAAGGCAACGCCCTGAACCGGGTGATGCTGCCAATCGACATCAGCGCCCAGGCACTGTCCTCCTTCATCGATACCCTGCGCGGCTGGCAGAACCTGCGCGGTTGCGTGGTGACCATTCCCTACAAGCAGCAGGTGGTCGAGCACCTCGACGAACTCAGCGAGCGCGCCAGCGCCCTGCGCTCGGTCAACGTGATTCGCCGCGAGTCTGACGGCCGCCTGATCGGCGACAACGTCGATGGTGAAGGCTTCATCAACGCCGGCCGCCAGCAGGGTTTCGATGCCAAGGGCAAACGTGCGCTGGTCATCGGTGCCGGCGGCGTCGGCAGCGCCATCGCATATTCGCTGTGCCAGGCCGGTGTCTCTGCCCTGACCCTGTCCGACGTCAGCCATGAGCGCGTAGAGGCGCTGGCGCAACTGCTGCGCAGCGCCTTCCCCGAGCTGCCGGTCAGCACCCGAGTCGACAGCCTGAGCGCGTTCGACCTGATCGCCAACGCCTCCCCGGTGGGCATGGGCGACAGCGGCGAGTTGCCGCTACCGCAAGCCTTGCTACAGAGCCTGCCAGCCAGCGCACACGTCGCCGATGTGGTGACGGCCCCGGAAATCACACCCCTGCTGGCCCTGGCCAAAGCCCGTGGTTGCAGCATTCAGACCGGTCCGCAGATGGCCCTGGCACAAGCCGGCAACCTCGGCCACTTCATGGGCGCGACCGCGCTGGTTCTGTGA
- a CDS encoding IclR family transcriptional regulator C-terminal domain-containing protein, whose protein sequence is MKSPAIHPRDLIAGLQKGLALMQLFSVETPRLTVPDAARRCEMTSSATRRFLLTLVHEGFAETDGRHYWLTAKALRIGQAYVDSAQLPLMLRPIVEQVARTTGEHISVGVRDGDDIVHIVRSRYSHISSLSIRPGARMPLYCTASGRIWLANLPAEELDQYLQRTELRNLTPYTQTDPEQFREELQRINRQGYCTVDGEYEVGMRVLGVPLRDRKGELKAAMALTTHASRMAIDEMRQRYLTPLYEAQALLKPVLG, encoded by the coding sequence ATGAAGAGTCCGGCGATCCATCCGCGTGATCTGATTGCTGGGCTGCAGAAGGGCCTGGCGCTGATGCAGCTGTTCAGCGTGGAGACGCCACGGCTGACGGTGCCGGATGCTGCACGGCGCTGCGAGATGACCAGCAGTGCGACGCGGCGCTTTTTGCTGACGCTGGTGCACGAGGGCTTCGCCGAGACGGATGGGCGCCATTACTGGCTGACGGCCAAGGCCTTGCGTATTGGCCAGGCGTACGTGGATTCGGCGCAATTGCCGCTGATGCTGCGGCCGATCGTCGAGCAGGTGGCGCGTACAACCGGTGAGCACATCTCGGTTGGCGTGCGTGACGGGGACGATATCGTGCACATCGTGCGCAGCCGCTACAGCCATATTTCGTCGCTGTCGATTCGCCCCGGGGCGCGCATGCCGCTTTATTGCACGGCCAGTGGGCGGATATGGCTGGCCAACTTGCCGGCAGAGGAACTCGATCAGTATCTGCAGCGTACCGAGCTGCGCAACCTCACGCCTTACACTCAAACCGACCCCGAGCAATTTCGTGAAGAACTGCAGAGGATCAACCGCCAGGGCTACTGCACGGTGGACGGGGAATATGAGGTGGGGATGCGCGTTCTGGGGGTGCCGTTACGGGATCGCAAGGGCGAACTCAAGGCGGCGATGGCGCTGACGACCCACGCATCTCGGATGGCGATCGACGAGATGCGCCAGCGTTATCTCACCCCGTTATACGAGGCGCAGGCGCTGCTGAAGCCGGTTCTCGGCTAG
- a CDS encoding shikimate dehydrogenase, with translation MSSVTSGILAGLIGKGIQASRTPALHEQEGDAQGLRYLYRLIDLDQLGRDIDALPELLQAAQTMGFTGLNITFPAKQAIIPLLDELSDEARGIGAVNTVVLKDGKRVGHNTDCLGFAEGFRRGLPDVSRRRVVQMGAGGAGAAVAHALLSEGVEHLSIFEVEPGRAQALADNLNAHFGSERAVAGTDMATEVAAADGLVNTTPVGMAKLPGTPLPVELLHAGLWVAEIIYFPLETELLRHARALGCRTLDGGNMAVFQAVKAFELFSDRPADAERMQAHFASFR, from the coding sequence ATGTCCTCGGTTACCAGCGGCATTCTTGCCGGCCTCATCGGCAAAGGCATTCAGGCCTCCCGCACTCCAGCCCTGCACGAGCAGGAAGGCGATGCACAGGGCCTGCGCTATCTCTATCGCCTGATCGACCTCGACCAGCTTGGGCGCGATATCGACGCCCTGCCTGAACTGCTTCAGGCAGCGCAGACCATGGGTTTTACCGGCCTCAACATCACCTTCCCGGCCAAGCAGGCGATCATCCCGCTGCTCGATGAACTGTCGGACGAAGCACGTGGTATCGGCGCGGTGAACACCGTGGTGCTCAAGGACGGCAAACGCGTCGGCCACAACACCGACTGCCTGGGCTTCGCCGAGGGCTTCCGCCGCGGCCTGCCTGATGTGAGCCGCCGCCGCGTGGTACAGATGGGCGCAGGCGGCGCAGGCGCCGCAGTGGCGCACGCCTTGCTCAGCGAAGGCGTCGAACACCTGAGCATCTTCGAAGTGGAACCTGGCCGCGCCCAGGCCCTGGCCGACAACCTCAACGCACATTTCGGCAGCGAGCGCGCCGTGGCAGGCACCGACATGGCTACCGAAGTGGCGGCAGCCGACGGCCTGGTCAACACCACGCCGGTGGGCATGGCCAAACTGCCCGGCACACCGTTGCCGGTGGAGTTGCTACACGCTGGGTTGTGGGTCGCCGAGATCATCTACTTCCCACTGGAAACCGAGCTGCTGCGCCACGCCCGCGCACTGGGTTGCCGCACTCTGGACGGCGGCAACATGGCGGTGTTTCAGGCAGTGAAGGCGTTCGAGCTGTTCAGCGATCGCCCAGCCGATGCCGAACGCATGCAGGCGCACTTCGCCAGCTTCCGCTGA
- the aroQ gene encoding type II 3-dehydroquinate dehydratase — protein MTPCILVLNGPNLNLLGTREPATYGHETLADISQLCADTAAECGLKIEFRQTNHEGELLDWIHGARGRCAGILINPAAWTHTSVAIRDALVASELPVIEVHLSNVHKREPFRHHSFVSPIAVGVICGLGSHGYRLGLQHFAQSLKG, from the coding sequence ATGACGCCCTGCATCCTGGTGCTCAACGGCCCCAACCTCAATCTGCTTGGTACCCGCGAGCCGGCCACCTACGGCCATGAAACCCTCGCCGACATCTCCCAACTGTGCGCCGATACCGCTGCTGAATGCGGTCTGAAGATCGAATTTCGCCAGACCAACCACGAAGGCGAGCTGCTCGACTGGATCCACGGTGCACGCGGTCGCTGCGCCGGCATCCTGATCAACCCAGCGGCCTGGACGCACACCTCGGTGGCGATTCGTGACGCTCTGGTGGCCAGCGAGCTGCCGGTGATCGAAGTGCACCTGTCCAACGTGCACAAGCGCGAGCCGTTCCGTCATCACTCCTTCGTCTCGCCGATCGCCGTCGGCGTCATCTGCGGCCTCGGCAGCCATGGCTACCGCCTCGGCCTGCAGCACTTCGCTCAATCGCTCAAGGGTTAA
- a CDS encoding PleD family two-component system response regulator, protein MQRPNGNSNHYLGLPDYSMMVLLVDDQAMIGEAVRRALSEESDIDFHFCSDPNQALSVAQQIKPTVILQDLIMPGVDGLELLSLYRAAPGLKDVPIIVLSTKEDPKVKSAAFTAGANDYLVKLPDVIELLARIRYHSRSYLTMLQRDEAYRALRESQQQLLDTNLVLQRLIKSDGLTGLANRRYFDEYLEIEWSRALRDQNELALLMIDVDYFKAYNDQHGHVAGDQVLRRVGEALRSSCTRASDLAARYGGEEFAVIMPGTAAGGARLQAEKIRREVEAMGIPHDLPKAGSSISVSIGIATIKPSPEGDPLSLVVKADEGLYLAKHGGRNQVAMASNSQ, encoded by the coding sequence ATGCAGCGGCCTAACGGGAACTCCAATCACTATCTCGGTCTGCCCGACTATTCCATGATGGTGCTACTGGTCGACGATCAGGCCATGATCGGTGAAGCCGTGCGGCGCGCCCTGAGCGAAGAGAGCGACATCGACTTCCACTTCTGCTCCGATCCAAATCAGGCGCTGAGCGTGGCGCAGCAGATCAAGCCGACGGTGATCCTGCAGGATCTGATCATGCCTGGTGTCGACGGCCTCGAACTGCTCTCGCTGTACCGCGCAGCACCTGGGCTGAAGGACGTACCGATCATCGTGCTGTCGACCAAGGAAGACCCCAAGGTCAAGAGCGCAGCCTTCACCGCAGGCGCCAACGACTATCTGGTCAAACTGCCGGACGTGATCGAGCTGCTGGCGCGCATCCGTTATCACTCGCGTTCCTACCTGACCATGCTGCAACGCGACGAGGCTTACCGCGCCCTGCGCGAAAGCCAGCAGCAGTTGCTCGACACCAACCTGGTGCTGCAACGCCTGATCAAGTCCGACGGACTGACCGGCCTGGCCAATCGCCGTTACTTCGACGAATACCTGGAAATCGAGTGGAGCCGCGCGCTACGCGATCAGAACGAGCTGGCCCTGCTGATGATCGATGTCGACTACTTCAAGGCCTATAACGACCAGCATGGCCACGTTGCCGGCGACCAGGTGCTGCGCCGCGTCGGCGAGGCATTGCGCTCTAGCTGTACGCGCGCCTCGGATCTGGCCGCTCGCTATGGCGGTGAGGAATTCGCGGTGATCATGCCCGGAACCGCCGCCGGTGGTGCACGCCTGCAGGCCGAGAAGATCCGCCGTGAAGTGGAGGCCATGGGCATCCCTCACGACCTGCCAAAGGCGGGCTCGTCGATCAGCGTCAGTATCGGTATCGCCACCATCAAACCGTCACCAGAGGGCGACCCGCTGAGCCTGGTGGTCAAGGCCGACGAAGGCCTCTACCTGGCCAAGCATGGCGGCCGCAACCAAGTCGCGATGGCCAGCAACAGCCAGTGA
- a CDS encoding chemotaxis response regulator protein-glutamate methylesterase has protein sequence MRIAIANDMPLAVEALRRALAVEPEYQLIWVANNGEDAVRRCREDLPDLLLMDMLMPGMDGVEATRRIMQDTPCAILIVTSDVERNMARVFDAMGAGALDVVAAPSLGPQQVLDAASVRRKIHNIAWMIGHKTSRTVKPAPLRNSDNRGKRLVTIGASAGGPASLVELLQQIPADFPASIVLVQHVDEVFAAGMAQWLGSESHMPVRLAQEGETLQPGAVLLAGTNNHLYLSPEGRLVYRREPADQVYRPSIDVFFESVASYWRGEAIGVLLTGMGRDGARGLKLMRERGFHTIAQDQASSAVYGMPKAAVALDAATEVLPLDKIAARLVERLI, from the coding sequence ATGAGGATCGCCATCGCCAACGATATGCCGCTGGCCGTCGAAGCCCTACGCCGCGCCCTAGCGGTAGAGCCGGAATACCAACTGATCTGGGTCGCCAACAACGGTGAGGACGCCGTACGCCGCTGTCGCGAGGATCTGCCGGATCTGCTGCTGATGGACATGCTCATGCCCGGCATGGACGGCGTGGAAGCGACCCGGCGGATCATGCAAGACACGCCTTGCGCGATTCTCATCGTCACCTCCGACGTCGAGCGCAACATGGCGCGGGTCTTCGATGCCATGGGCGCCGGCGCCCTGGACGTGGTCGCCGCCCCTTCGCTCGGCCCGCAGCAGGTGCTCGACGCCGCCAGCGTGCGGCGCAAGATCCACAACATCGCCTGGATGATCGGCCACAAGACCTCGCGCACGGTCAAACCGGCACCGCTGCGCAACAGCGACAACCGCGGCAAGCGCCTGGTGACCATTGGCGCCTCGGCCGGTGGACCGGCATCACTGGTTGAACTGTTGCAACAGATTCCAGCTGATTTTCCTGCCAGCATCGTGCTGGTGCAGCATGTCGATGAGGTATTCGCCGCCGGTATGGCGCAGTGGTTAGGCAGCGAGTCACACATGCCGGTACGCCTGGCTCAGGAGGGCGAAACCCTGCAACCGGGTGCCGTGCTGCTGGCTGGCACCAACAACCACCTCTACCTCTCGCCGGAAGGGCGCCTGGTCTACCGGCGTGAGCCGGCCGATCAGGTCTACCGGCCTTCTATCGATGTATTCTTCGAAAGCGTGGCCAGTTACTGGCGCGGCGAAGCGATCGGCGTACTGCTGACGGGTATGGGGCGCGATGGCGCCAGAGGCCTGAAGCTGATGCGCGAACGCGGCTTTCACACCATCGCCCAGGATCAGGCCAGCAGTGCCGTCTATGGTATGCCCAAGGCCGCCGTGGCCCTGGACGCCGCAACGGAAGTGCTACCCCTGGACAAAATTGCGGCACGCCTGGTCGAGCGACTGATCTGA